The genomic window GGAGCTGAAGGGATTCGAACCCTTGACCTCGTGACTGCCAGTCACGCGCGCTCCCAACTGCGCCACAGCCCCGAAAAAGGAAGGAGAGCTGAGGCACCCAGCTCTCGAGATTCTTCATACCGCCCCCCCCGTGGGATGTCAAGGAGAAAGACGGGCGGCAGAGGGAGGGCGAATTCGCTTGAAATCCCCTGTACTGTGGCATATAAAGGTGCCTCGGAATAAATCCTAGCCCGGATTATTCACATAGAAGTAAATAATCTGCCCTCCGGGCTTCGACTCCGCCCCGCGTGTGCGGGGCGTCGCTCAGGGCTAGCCTTGCGTCCCGCCGCAGCGGCGGGACGCATTATTCACGAAGGACACTCCGTTCGGGAATAATGCGGGCTAGAGATCTCCCGTTTGAATTGAGACAGCGAGCAGAGCGTCCTATCCATCGAGGACGGGACCAGCATTCATGGAGATGAATACCGCAGAATGACCAGCTTATGCTCTCAAAGAACCTCTGGGATCCGCTTGCCATTGGTGACAATGGCGATTTTTTTGGTTTTCCTCATGGTCCTCCCCGTATGGGGGCAGCACCCTGCCCCCGAGGTGGACCATGTCGCCCCTGACTTCACTCTTCCGGATCTGGAGGGTAATCAGATAAGCCTATCGAGCTACAAAGGGAGAGTGGTCCTCCTCAACTTCTGGGCGACCTGGTGCCCTCCCTGTCGTCTCGAGATGCCGACCATGGAGAAAGCCTACCGGAAGTACAGGGACAAGGGCTTCGAGATCGTTGCGGTGAGCGTCGACGCCGGTCCCAAGAGTTCCATCAAGAGTTTTCTCAGGGAACTCGGCCTGAGCTTTCAGGTCCTTTTAGACCCAGACATGGAAACCCTTCGCGCATTTCGAGGCTTCTCGCTCCCCATGACCGTTGTGATCGACCGCCAGGGGGTCATTCGCTCTCGGGAGCTGGGCTACCGAGACTGGAGCGATGGGGAATCCACAAAGCTATTACAGCGGTTGCTCAGCGAGAAATCCTCTTAAGGAGAGGCCTCCAGCGTGAAAAAACAATTTCCGAGGTGGAGCTGTGCAGTCTCTCTCCTGGTTGGACTCACTGTGGCCGCCAACGCCTGGAGTGCCGAACGGACCCCCGAGGAGACAGTGCGCCAATATGTGCAGGCTGTCTACAGCCGGAACTACGCGAAGGCCTATCCCCTCATCTCGGATGCCGACAAAAAACACAAGACCCGAAAGGAATACCTTCGTCTGCACGTATCTTTTGAGGGAACGG from Candidatus Methylomirabilota bacterium includes these protein-coding regions:
- a CDS encoding TlpA disulfide reductase family protein produces the protein MAIFLVFLMVLPVWGQHPAPEVDHVAPDFTLPDLEGNQISLSSYKGRVVLLNFWATWCPPCRLEMPTMEKAYRKYRDKGFEIVAVSVDAGPKSSIKSFLRELGLSFQVLLDPDMETLRAFRGFSLPMTVVIDRQGVIRSRELGYRDWSDGESTKLLQRLLSEKSS